A single Candidatus Binatia bacterium DNA region contains:
- a CDS encoding TonB-dependent receptor, producing the protein MIEARYRLTVVLGTLLWLIASPALAQDENVAPSDYLESIETPTDVSADAMNESDGIQAEADEIADGNTPGFETPRRQARVEEIVVSARKRDELLEDTPVSVTALSETTLREAGVNRIDDIQQLVPNLSFQTSSTGTEALVYIRGVGTPRALTSFDPGVGIYVDGVFLPRAQGSLLDVVDVAQIEVLRGPQGTLFGKNTVGGAVNFTTQKPSEELEAYAFMRTGNIDAPNSHGLNLVDTRAMLNLPINIGPLEDHVFMRLAFGSQNRAGYMYNELRDEGWNDRSSMAFLGSLRIIPHEDVTIDISGNWDRSRNYGEAGECVFVTETGLQDLTPGLADYCKEKTDPYHFSANWPQLYDVLSVGSWGIMNWDVGPVPGLDEFSVKAIGSWREQTIGGRQDTDLTPSPAVNASAAGNATVPVPPGGDLEAPLEGRPTKAQQLQGELQVNGSALDGRLNFVAGYFTFWETSHTQQGIRAIVDVLNTRQVSPQFTDNWTWAIYTQGSYDVLDWMQITGGIRYTEDKKGVTSERFACTPGPNGTCAGYTEAFNESDSAIFSAWSPTGTLSLTLPEDLMGDAPLDHLMGYFTYSKGFRGGGFNVTPLPDPVTGQLSLQPFDPETLNSYEVGLKALSFDRRLSTNLSIFYADYDDIQVVSIRDLGDPDGDGVPNIAQETLNAASATTKGLEFEALLNAIEGMNIEGSLGLFEGEYKEFQGISDVDGEPIDRSGETFNRVPEMQAHIALQYSFPIDLDTDFMDGYLTPRVDWYYQSKVHFFGPELTPGLQSGYNLLQARLSYAFNDGRTQFALWGQNLANERYKTNTIPLVTSFGIAQQLFGVPRSYGAELSHNF; encoded by the coding sequence GTGATTGAAGCCCGGTATCGTTTGACCGTCGTTCTTGGGACCCTGCTCTGGCTGATAGCCAGTCCGGCCTTGGCGCAGGACGAGAACGTTGCGCCGTCCGATTATCTCGAGAGCATCGAGACCCCGACGGACGTGAGTGCCGACGCCATGAACGAGTCGGATGGCATCCAGGCGGAAGCGGACGAGATCGCGGACGGGAACACGCCGGGCTTCGAGACCCCGCGTCGTCAGGCCCGGGTCGAAGAGATCGTGGTTTCCGCCCGTAAACGCGACGAGCTGCTCGAAGACACACCGGTTTCCGTGACGGCGCTGTCGGAGACGACTCTGCGCGAAGCGGGTGTGAACCGGATCGACGACATTCAGCAGCTAGTCCCGAACCTGAGCTTTCAGACCTCCTCCACGGGCACCGAGGCTCTTGTGTACATCCGCGGCGTCGGCACGCCGCGTGCGCTTACGTCGTTCGACCCGGGTGTCGGAATTTACGTCGACGGCGTGTTTCTTCCGCGTGCGCAGGGCTCACTGCTCGACGTCGTCGACGTCGCCCAGATCGAAGTTTTGCGCGGACCGCAGGGGACGCTCTTCGGAAAGAACACGGTCGGCGGTGCGGTCAACTTCACGACCCAGAAGCCGAGCGAGGAGTTGGAGGCGTATGCGTTCATGCGCACCGGCAACATCGATGCACCGAACAGTCATGGGCTGAACCTCGTCGACACGAGGGCGATGCTGAATCTTCCGATCAACATCGGCCCTCTGGAAGACCATGTCTTCATGCGGCTCGCGTTCGGATCCCAGAACCGTGCCGGCTATATGTACAACGAGCTCCGCGATGAGGGCTGGAACGATCGCAGCTCGATGGCGTTCCTCGGGTCCCTCCGCATCATCCCGCACGAAGACGTGACGATCGACATCTCGGGCAACTGGGACCGTTCGCGGAACTACGGAGAAGCCGGGGAGTGTGTCTTCGTGACCGAGACCGGTCTGCAGGACCTTACGCCGGGGCTCGCCGACTACTGCAAAGAGAAAACGGATCCGTATCACTTCTCCGCGAACTGGCCTCAGTTGTACGACGTCCTCAGCGTCGGCAGTTGGGGTATCATGAACTGGGACGTTGGCCCGGTTCCGGGGCTCGACGAGTTCAGCGTGAAGGCGATTGGTTCCTGGCGCGAACAGACCATCGGAGGCCGTCAAGACACCGACCTGACCCCGTCGCCTGCGGTCAACGCGTCGGCCGCCGGCAACGCGACGGTTCCGGTTCCGCCTGGCGGAGATCTCGAGGCGCCGCTCGAGGGGCGTCCGACGAAGGCACAGCAGCTCCAGGGCGAGTTGCAGGTGAACGGATCCGCATTGGATGGCCGACTCAACTTCGTCGCCGGCTACTTCACCTTCTGGGAAACCTCGCACACGCAGCAGGGGATCCGCGCGATCGTCGATGTGCTGAACACGCGCCAGGTGTCACCGCAGTTCACCGACAACTGGACGTGGGCGATCTACACCCAGGGCTCCTACGACGTCCTGGATTGGATGCAGATCACCGGCGGCATCCGGTACACCGAGGACAAGAAGGGCGTCACCTCGGAGCGGTTTGCCTGCACGCCAGGCCCGAACGGGACGTGTGCGGGCTACACCGAGGCGTTCAACGAGTCCGACTCGGCCATCTTCAGCGCCTGGTCGCCCACGGGAACGCTCTCGTTGACGCTCCCGGAAGACCTGATGGGCGATGCCCCCTTGGATCACCTGATGGGGTACTTCACCTACTCCAAAGGTTTCCGCGGCGGCGGGTTCAACGTGACCCCCCTGCCGGACCCGGTTACCGGCCAACTGAGCCTTCAGCCGTTCGACCCCGAGACGCTCAATTCCTACGAGGTGGGTCTCAAGGCTCTGAGCTTCGACCGTCGCCTCTCGACGAATCTGTCGATCTTCTATGCCGACTACGACGACATTCAGGTCGTGAGCATTCGCGATCTGGGCGACCCCGATGGCGACGGTGTTCCGAACATCGCTCAGGAGACGTTGAACGCGGCGTCGGCGACGACCAAGGGTCTCGAGTTCGAAGCCCTGCTCAATGCGATCGAAGGCATGAACATCGAGGGCTCACTCGGTCTGTTCGAGGGCGAGTACAAGGAGTTCCAGGGCATCAGCGACGTCGACGGCGAGCCGATCGACCGCTCGGGCGAGACCTTCAACCGGGTCCCGGAGATGCAGGCGCACATCGCCCTGCAGTACTCGTTCCCAATCGATCTCGACACGGATTTCATGGACGGCTACCTGACGCCGCGGGTCGACTGGTACTATCAGTCGAAGGTCCACTTCTTCGGACCGGAACTCACTCCGGGTCTACAGTCGGGCTACAATCTCCTTCAGGCGCGTCTGAGCTATGCCTTCAACGACGGTCGCACTCAGTTCGCACTGTGGGGACAGAATCTCGCCAACGAGCGCTACAAGACGAACACGATTCCGCTCGTGACGAGCTTCGGCATCGCCCAGCAGCTCTTCGGCGTACCCCGGAGCTACGGCGCGGAGCTCAGCCACAACTTCTGA
- a CDS encoding tetratricopeptide repeat protein, whose protein sequence is MSGHHSSISIAAALSLTLLVVLLGSGAGLFPSTPQATAASPADAEAQAFRITYPMDGTLFPPEIVAPTFLWAGGPEDVASWSIVVRDDSGDVVVKASAAEPRWRPSEEEWKQIKEGSLERDAEVTVSATTRASARVKIRTSKDAVGDSLFYREVPLPFLKAVQDPSKIRWRFGTIDMEDGPPIVLQDLPVCGNCHSFADDGSVLGLDVDYGNDKGGYGIMPVSSHMVMDDETIITWADYKRKDGEVTFGLLSRVSPTGRYVVSTVKDRSVFVALDDLMISQLFFPIKGILVVYDRETETFLSLPGADDPEYVQTNAVWSPDGTEIVFARAKAYRPEHLEQSNSALLDETDVPEFTVDNKPFRYDLYRIPFNDGKGGTAVPLTGAHDNGMSNYFPKYSPDGKWIVFTKSDNYMLLRPDSELYIVPTAGGEARRLKYNTARMNSWHSWSSNSRWLVFSSKVNGPYTQLFLTHIDDEGNDTPPVLLERFTSADRAANIPEFVAIPGDAIEEIREQFLDPYSFLRAGTANQRTGDMAGAQRAFRRGLELAPGDAELHNALGWSLFQDGKPKEAAKEYRKALAADPKLAKAHNNLALVLVELGWLPEAASHFQASLAIEPRCEIYSDLGYTYSSMRRHGEAEAAYRKGIELDPNCSSAHANLGMTLTRAGSFAEAESHYRTALPGKPTAENYNGLGFTLDRQGRTDEAIAEFQRAIEIDPHFTPAYNNLASSLARQGKLDEAVNYYRRSIAAKPTTAAYYALGGILQTQGKKEGAATQFDRARALAASR, encoded by the coding sequence ATGTCGGGGCATCATAGTTCCATCTCGATCGCGGCCGCTCTGTCGCTGACTCTTCTCGTGGTCCTCCTGGGCTCTGGCGCAGGTCTCTTTCCGAGCACTCCGCAAGCTACAGCGGCCTCCCCCGCGGACGCGGAGGCCCAGGCGTTTCGGATCACCTATCCGATGGACGGCACCCTGTTCCCTCCCGAAATCGTCGCGCCGACATTCCTGTGGGCAGGCGGACCCGAGGACGTCGCATCGTGGAGCATCGTCGTCCGTGACGATTCAGGCGACGTAGTCGTGAAGGCCTCCGCAGCCGAGCCTCGGTGGCGGCCGTCCGAAGAAGAGTGGAAGCAGATCAAGGAAGGAAGCCTGGAACGCGACGCCGAGGTGACCGTGTCCGCCACAACCCGAGCGTCGGCTCGCGTGAAGATCCGCACGTCCAAGGATGCGGTCGGCGATTCTCTCTTCTACCGGGAGGTCCCGCTCCCCTTCCTCAAAGCCGTGCAGGATCCGTCCAAGATCCGCTGGCGCTTCGGAACGATCGACATGGAGGACGGTCCCCCGATCGTGCTGCAGGACCTGCCGGTATGCGGCAACTGTCACTCCTTCGCCGACGACGGGAGCGTGCTGGGCCTCGACGTCGACTACGGCAACGACAAGGGCGGCTACGGCATCATGCCCGTGTCGTCCCACATGGTGATGGACGACGAGACCATCATCACCTGGGCGGACTACAAACGAAAAGACGGCGAGGTCACCTTCGGGCTCCTCTCGCGCGTCTCACCGACGGGACGCTACGTCGTCAGTACGGTCAAAGACCGGTCGGTATTCGTCGCGCTCGACGATCTCATGATCTCGCAGCTCTTCTTCCCAATCAAAGGCATCCTGGTCGTCTACGACCGCGAGACCGAAACGTTCCTCTCGCTTCCGGGCGCCGACGACCCCGAGTACGTGCAAACCAACGCCGTATGGAGCCCCGACGGCACTGAGATCGTCTTCGCGCGCGCGAAGGCCTACCGCCCGGAGCACCTGGAGCAGAGCAACTCCGCGCTGCTCGACGAGACGGACGTCCCGGAGTTCACCGTGGACAACAAGCCATTCCGCTACGACCTCTACCGCATCCCCTTCAACGACGGGAAGGGAGGAACGGCCGTGCCTCTCACCGGAGCACACGACAACGGCATGAGCAATTACTTCCCGAAGTACTCGCCCGACGGGAAGTGGATCGTGTTCACCAAGTCCGACAACTACATGCTGCTGCGTCCCGACAGCGAGTTGTACATCGTTCCCACCGCGGGCGGCGAAGCACGGCGGTTGAAATACAACACGGCGCGCATGAACTCCTGGCATAGCTGGTCCTCGAATAGTCGCTGGCTGGTCTTCTCGTCGAAGGTGAACGGTCCGTACACGCAACTGTTTCTCACCCACATCGACGACGAAGGAAACGACACTCCGCCCGTCCTTCTGGAGCGCTTCACCTCAGCGGACCGCGCCGCGAACATTCCCGAATTCGTCGCCATCCCCGGTGATGCCATCGAGGAGATCCGCGAACAGTTCTTGGACCCGTACTCGTTCTTGCGCGCGGGCACGGCCAACCAGCGTACCGGCGACATGGCGGGTGCACAGCGCGCCTTCCGCCGCGGGCTGGAGCTCGCCCCGGGCGACGCCGAGCTTCACAACGCACTCGGGTGGAGCCTGTTCCAGGACGGGAAACCCAAGGAGGCCGCCAAAGAGTACAGGAAGGCGCTCGCGGCCGACCCGAAGCTAGCGAAGGCGCACAACAACCTGGCCCTGGTCTTGGTCGAGCTCGGCTGGCTGCCCGAGGCCGCCTCACATTTCCAGGCCTCCCTCGCAATCGAGCCGCGCTGCGAGATCTACAGCGACCTCGGATACACGTACTCCTCGATGCGTCGACACGGCGAAGCGGAAGCGGCTTACCGAAAGGGCATCGAGCTGGATCCGAACTGCTCGTCCGCACACGCGAACCTCGGGATGACGCTCACGCGAGCCGGCTCATTCGCCGAAGCCGAGTCCCACTACCGCACGGCTTTGCCCGGGAAGCCCACCGCGGAGAACTACAACGGCCTCGGATTCACTCTCGACCGGCAAGGGCGCACGGATGAAGCCATCGCCGAGTTCCAGCGGGCAATCGAAATCGATCCGCACTTCACGCCTGCCTACAACAATCTGGCCAGCTCCCTGGCGAGACAGGGAAAGCTCGACGAAGCGGTGAACTACTACCGTCGTTCGATCGCGGCGAAGCCGACCACGGCTGCCTACTACGCGCTCGGTGGCATCCTACAGACGCAGGGCAAGAAGGAAGGCGCGGCAACCCAGTTCGACAGGGCGCGAGCCCTCGCGGCGAGCAGGTAA
- a CDS encoding right-handed parallel beta-helix repeat-containing protein, translated as MRSARLGSIAAFALGCAAAFVPSTAQAAAITVSPGESIQDAVDAATPGSTIIVLPGDYVETHGGFASVRITKSLKLVAKSKLPDLKVRILPGPGQTSGILIEPENPGDPDVERVTVQGFTVEGYSRNGIWTRHANRFRIIGNELINCDHVGIFPTLSANGLVKKNLAYGTLDAALWVEAATNVRVIKNEFRTSPTGLEISISTNIKVKKNHVHHNTVGVGLYPANFASIASPYTSEENGDWDITGNYIHDNNFPNPVTGGLVGALPAGIGVLHLGIDRVTYRKNQILNNDFLGLGLLDYCFVIDGETFDCNNDPPIHNPAPDDNVLINNEITGNGGNPPSGGIGFLAADVLSIGSTTNCRKNNSIGLLVGVLAPC; from the coding sequence ATGAGATCAGCCCGTCTGGGTTCCATCGCGGCATTCGCTCTCGGCTGCGCAGCCGCATTTGTGCCGAGCACGGCGCAGGCAGCTGCGATCACGGTCAGTCCCGGAGAGTCGATCCAGGACGCAGTTGACGCTGCAACTCCCGGCTCCACCATCATCGTCCTACCCGGCGACTACGTGGAAACTCACGGCGGCTTCGCCTCGGTGCGAATCACCAAGTCTCTGAAGCTGGTGGCGAAAAGCAAGCTGCCCGACCTGAAGGTCCGCATCCTGCCCGGCCCCGGGCAGACGAGTGGCATCCTGATTGAACCGGAGAATCCTGGTGATCCCGATGTCGAGCGCGTCACCGTCCAGGGCTTCACAGTCGAGGGCTACTCGCGGAACGGCATCTGGACGCGACACGCCAATCGGTTCCGCATCATCGGAAACGAGTTGATCAACTGCGACCACGTCGGGATCTTCCCGACGCTCTCGGCGAACGGACTGGTGAAGAAGAACCTCGCCTATGGCACGCTCGATGCGGCCCTCTGGGTCGAGGCGGCCACCAACGTTCGCGTCATCAAGAACGAGTTCCGCACCAGCCCGACCGGCCTCGAAATCTCGATCTCGACGAACATCAAGGTCAAGAAGAACCACGTGCATCACAACACGGTTGGCGTCGGCCTTTACCCCGCGAACTTCGCGTCGATCGCCTCGCCGTACACGTCGGAAGAGAACGGTGATTGGGACATCACCGGAAACTATATCCACGACAACAACTTCCCGAATCCCGTGACGGGCGGGCTCGTAGGCGCGCTCCCCGCGGGAATCGGCGTTTTGCACCTCGGGATCGATCGGGTCACCTACAGGAAGAACCAGATCCTGAACAACGACTTCCTCGGACTCGGGTTGCTCGACTACTGCTTCGTGATCGACGGCGAGACGTTCGACTGCAACAACGACCCGCCCATCCACAACCCGGCACCGGATGACAACGTGCTCATCAACAACGAGATCACCGGCAACGGCGGGAACCCGCCCAGCGGAGGAATCGGCTTCCTCGCCGCGGACGTCCTGTCAATCGGCAGCACAACCAACTGCCGGAAGAACAACTCGATTGGCTTGCTGGTCGGCGTACTCGCCCCCTGCTAA
- a CDS encoding acyl-CoA/acyl-ACP dehydrogenase has protein sequence MTLDKLLSTLFETPEPVDGSNMRRFLTAARGATDTPDPFERLVHVAMRADRRTAAAAAGHQAAILRLFPEVPPGAITAFCVSEEGGARPTAIQATLQAQPDGRHLLSGEKKWGTMSPDADTLFIAASIGTETIDGRERNQIRMVGIPADRSGIQLTPRTHDGIVSEMRIADLSLRDVEVLPDEVREGDGFQKYVKPFRLIEDVFGNAGTQIAAFGFGRRHDWPQNELEDLLALITQAWAISQTDMAAAPAVLAMAAYFRRSNEVWESLSDSWSRATPAELERWHPEVGLLQVAQKAREIGRERAWGSLQK, from the coding sequence ATGACCCTGGACAAGCTGCTCTCAACCCTGTTCGAAACCCCGGAGCCGGTCGACGGCTCGAACATGCGCCGCTTCCTAACAGCGGCGCGGGGGGCGACCGACACGCCGGATCCCTTCGAACGGCTCGTACACGTCGCCATGCGGGCGGACCGGAGAACCGCGGCGGCCGCGGCCGGACATCAGGCTGCCATCTTACGACTCTTCCCCGAGGTCCCACCGGGTGCGATCACGGCATTCTGCGTCAGCGAAGAAGGCGGGGCACGCCCCACGGCGATCCAAGCGACACTCCAAGCGCAGCCGGACGGCCGCCATCTACTTAGCGGCGAAAAAAAATGGGGCACCATGTCCCCAGACGCCGATACCCTGTTCATCGCAGCGTCCATTGGCACCGAGACCATCGACGGGCGCGAGCGGAATCAGATCCGCATGGTCGGCATCCCCGCGGACCGCTCCGGCATCCAACTGACGCCGCGCACGCACGATGGAATCGTCTCCGAGATGCGGATCGCCGACCTGAGCCTGCGCGACGTCGAGGTTCTGCCCGACGAGGTCCGAGAGGGGGACGGCTTCCAGAAGTACGTGAAGCCCTTCCGACTGATCGAAGACGTGTTCGGGAACGCCGGCACACAGATCGCCGCCTTCGGGTTCGGTCGGAGGCACGACTGGCCCCAGAACGAGCTCGAAGACCTACTGGCGCTCATCACCCAAGCCTGGGCGATCTCGCAAACCGATATGGCGGCCGCGCCTGCCGTGCTCGCAATGGCCGCCTACTTCCGCCGCTCGAACGAAGTATGGGAGTCGTTGTCGGATTCGTGGTCGCGCGCCACTCCGGCCGAGCTCGAACGCTGGCACCCCGAGGTGGGGCTTCTTCAGGTCGCGCAGAAAGCCCGTGAGATCGGCCGCGAACGGGCGTGGGGTTCGCTCCAGAAGTGA
- a CDS encoding crotonase/enoyl-CoA hydratase family protein translates to MSDSLTCERDGDVAILRLDDGKANALSPDLIASVSDALRRAGDEAGAVVLTGRPGRFSAGFDLSVLKAGADAGRELVTAGAELAVQVARHPTPVVLACTGHALAMGAVLLCAGDQRIGTSGDFKIGFNEVAIGMTAPLFLLEFAADRLSKRHLQRATIQAEIYGPDTAVDAGFLDAVVGPDDLLPTALAHAQKLAQLPRGAYVNTRARVRGATLERIEATLAEDMASAFA, encoded by the coding sequence ATGAGCGATTCTCTTACATGCGAGCGCGACGGCGACGTCGCCATCCTGCGGCTGGACGACGGTAAGGCGAACGCCCTGAGCCCCGATCTGATCGCCTCTGTCAGCGACGCGCTTCGCCGTGCGGGTGATGAGGCCGGAGCCGTCGTTCTGACGGGTCGCCCCGGCCGCTTCTCCGCGGGGTTCGACCTCAGCGTGTTGAAGGCCGGTGCCGATGCCGGCCGGGAGCTGGTGACCGCGGGTGCGGAACTCGCTGTTCAGGTAGCCCGCCACCCGACTCCGGTCGTTCTCGCGTGCACGGGACATGCGCTGGCAATGGGAGCGGTTCTCCTTTGTGCCGGCGATCAACGGATCGGGACGTCGGGAGACTTCAAGATCGGATTCAACGAGGTTGCCATCGGGATGACGGCGCCGCTTTTCCTGCTCGAGTTCGCTGCCGACCGTCTCTCGAAGCGTCATCTTCAGCGCGCGACCATTCAGGCCGAGATCTACGGCCCCGACACTGCGGTCGATGCGGGCTTTCTCGATGCGGTGGTCGGTCCCGACGACCTGCTCCCGACGGCGCTCGCGCACGCCCAGAAGCTCGCACAGCTTCCCCGCGGCGCCTACGTGAACACGAGGGCGCGCGTCCGTGGTGCGACGCTCGAGCGGATCGAAGCCACGCTCGCCGAAGACATGGCGAGCGCGTTCGCCTGA
- a CDS encoding MBL fold metallo-hydrolase, protein MSQNKSRTGVLLGAVLAVLAAVAALFLLSDDLRTEAKLRAGEAVGNIAQERLEGLVSESGEMERAADLINVPIEARQLTDNVYQARGVGNVQLISTDEGNVIFDTGLSIQAAKQRRVLEEIVPDRPVTHVIVSHSHADHEGGTPFWTSSDTEIVAHREFEEEQRYLKQLEPYFHARNRTLFPFIPEELPNIPLISYGGVEPTIVVGDEPFVFEQGGVRFEVLPTPGAEGADNICLWLPQSKVLLSGDFFGPLFPQFPNIFTMRGEKVRKPIEYIASLDRIIALEPEIIIPSHNNPIEGRDKIRADLVRMRDAVQYVHDETVKGMNAGKTVHQLMTEITLPPELELRQIHGRVSWGVKSIWEYYATWFHFDSTAELYPVPASDSYAAIAELAGVDALVERAQLEFAEGKPIRAIQLLDVALAADEAHVAGLEARLGVLKSLREAAKEGLRNAYEIDWLNSRIRKTQEQLALAQGVVVTDQG, encoded by the coding sequence ATGAGTCAAAACAAGTCGCGAACAGGGGTCCTCTTGGGCGCAGTCCTCGCAGTCCTCGCCGCAGTGGCGGCTCTCTTCTTGCTGTCAGACGATCTTCGCACTGAGGCGAAGCTTCGCGCCGGGGAGGCCGTAGGCAACATCGCTCAGGAGAGACTCGAGGGTCTGGTCTCGGAGTCCGGTGAGATGGAGCGTGCGGCCGACTTGATCAATGTTCCGATCGAGGCGCGCCAGCTCACCGACAACGTCTACCAGGCGCGGGGCGTGGGGAACGTGCAGTTGATTTCGACGGACGAAGGTAACGTCATCTTCGACACGGGCCTCTCGATCCAGGCGGCGAAGCAGCGGCGTGTTCTCGAGGAGATCGTTCCCGACCGACCGGTGACGCACGTAATCGTCAGTCACTCCCATGCGGATCACGAAGGCGGGACCCCCTTCTGGACCAGTAGCGACACGGAGATCGTTGCGCATCGCGAGTTCGAGGAGGAGCAGCGTTACCTGAAGCAGTTAGAGCCGTACTTCCACGCGCGGAATCGCACGCTGTTTCCGTTCATCCCCGAGGAGCTACCGAACATTCCGCTGATCTCGTACGGCGGAGTCGAGCCGACGATCGTTGTCGGCGACGAGCCGTTCGTGTTTGAGCAGGGTGGGGTTCGGTTCGAAGTTCTGCCGACGCCGGGTGCCGAGGGCGCCGACAATATCTGTTTGTGGTTGCCTCAGTCGAAGGTGTTGTTGAGTGGCGACTTCTTCGGCCCGCTCTTCCCGCAGTTCCCGAACATCTTCACGATGCGCGGTGAGAAGGTTCGCAAGCCGATCGAGTACATCGCGTCGCTCGACCGGATCATCGCACTCGAACCCGAGATCATCATCCCGAGTCACAACAATCCGATCGAAGGTCGCGACAAGATCCGGGCGGACCTGGTCCGCATGCGCGACGCGGTCCAGTACGTGCACGACGAGACGGTCAAAGGGATGAACGCCGGGAAGACCGTCCATCAGCTCATGACGGAGATCACGCTGCCGCCGGAACTGGAGCTGCGCCAGATCCACGGGCGTGTTTCTTGGGGCGTGAAGAGCATCTGGGAATACTACGCGACCTGGTTCCATTTCGATTCGACCGCAGAGCTGTATCCGGTGCCGGCAAGCGACTCGTATGCCGCAATCGCCGAACTCGCCGGGGTGGATGCCCTGGTCGAGCGAGCGCAGCTGGAGTTCGCGGAAGGGAAGCCGATCCGCGCGATCCAGCTGCTCGACGTGGCGCTTGCGGCAGACGAAGCTCATGTCGCGGGCCTCGAGGCGCGGCTCGGCGTCCTGAAATCACTTCGAGAGGCCGCAAAGGAGGGATTGCGGAACGCCTACGAGATCGACTGGCTGAACTCGAGGATCCGAAAGACGCAAGAGCAGCTCGCGCTCGCCCAGGGCGTCGTCGTCACTGACCAGGGGTGA
- a CDS encoding carotenoid oxygenase family protein, giving the protein MSAVPNGVTNTRNQPFLAGQLTPASEELDVEACKITGEIPAKLRGMFVQNGPNPRFEPTGRYHMFDGDGMLHGINFKDGAVSYKNRWIRTPMLQAELRAGRALYPGLADLMNFPDAELVGDAGPIKNPANTHIVKHSGRYFALYETGNPVEVTADLDTLGIRDFDGKLPSGMTAHPRIDPATQEMFFFVYSPFEPYLRYFVADAEGKLVHSVDLSTPAPAMIHDFLITDEHAIFLDSPVVFNMNAINDGGSMVKYSPENGTRLGVMPRFGKAEDITWYEIENGHVQHFWNGWHENGIVELSGTFNSNPQFGMDTGDDLHDSSASGQAGVPTRFKIDLAKGKATVEKFDDMEGDFCRFNDEMNGSRTRHHYMGGFLNERGTIGEFDTVVKYDDQTNKRDVWHSGKNHHVGEAVFAPNPNATAEDDGWLLVTDHDHVENTTDVCVVDAQNVGAGPIARVHMPQKLPFGFHVNWFKDEN; this is encoded by the coding sequence ATGAGTGCCGTGCCCAATGGAGTCACCAACACCCGCAACCAACCGTTCCTCGCCGGACAGCTGACGCCGGCCTCCGAGGAACTCGACGTCGAGGCCTGTAAGATCACCGGCGAAATCCCCGCGAAACTCCGCGGGATGTTCGTGCAGAACGGGCCGAACCCTCGTTTCGAGCCAACCGGCCGGTACCACATGTTCGACGGCGACGGCATGCTCCACGGGATCAACTTCAAGGACGGCGCGGTCTCGTACAAGAACCGCTGGATCCGCACCCCGATGCTTCAAGCGGAGCTCCGTGCCGGCCGCGCACTCTATCCCGGCCTCGCCGACCTGATGAACTTCCCCGATGCCGAGCTGGTCGGAGACGCCGGACCGATCAAGAACCCGGCGAACACCCACATCGTCAAACACTCGGGCCGATACTTCGCGCTCTACGAGACGGGCAACCCCGTCGAAGTCACCGCCGACCTCGATACCCTCGGCATTCGGGATTTCGACGGCAAGCTGCCCTCGGGCATGACAGCTCACCCGCGGATCGATCCCGCAACGCAGGAGATGTTCTTCTTCGTGTACTCGCCGTTCGAGCCCTACCTTCGCTACTTCGTTGCGGACGCGGAAGGGAAGCTGGTCCATTCGGTCGACCTCTCTACGCCAGCACCCGCGATGATCCACGACTTCTTGATCACCGACGAGCACGCCATCTTCCTGGACTCTCCCGTCGTCTTCAACATGAACGCGATCAACGACGGTGGCTCGATGGTCAAGTACAGCCCCGAGAATGGCACGCGCCTCGGTGTAATGCCGCGCTTCGGCAAGGCGGAAGACATCACCTGGTACGAGATCGAGAACGGCCACGTTCAGCACTTCTGGAACGGCTGGCACGAGAACGGCATCGTCGAACTCTCCGGCACTTTCAACTCGAACCCTCAGTTCGGGATGGACACTGGCGACGACCTGCACGACTCGAGCGCGTCCGGCCAGGCGGGCGTGCCCACACGCTTCAAGATCGACCTCGCGAAGGGCAAAGCCACCGTCGAGAAGTTCGACGACATGGAAGGCGACTTCTGCCGCTTCAACGACGAAATGAACGGTAGCCGAACCCGTCATCACTACATGGGTGGCTTCCTGAACGAGCGCGGAACGATCGGCGAGTTCGACACTGTCGTGAAGTACGACGATCAAACGAACAAGCGTGACGTCTGGCACTCCGGCAAAAACCACCATGTTGGGGAGGCCGTATTCGCGCCCAACCCGAACGCCACCGCCGAGGACGACGGGTGGCTGCTCGTCACCGACCACGACCACGTCGAGAACACCACCGACGTCTGCGTGGTGGATGCTCAGAACGTCGGTGCCGGCCCGATCGCCCGCGTTCACATGCCGCAGAAACTGCCCTTCGGCTTCCACGTCAACTGGTTCAAGGACGAGAACTAG